Within the Haloarcula rubripromontorii genome, the region CCGTACCAAGTTCGCGCACGCACGGCGTCGCCGAGCGTGCGCTTGATCGTGGAGAAGACGGTCTCACACATCGCTCGTTGGCGGTATCGAGGCCCATCGATCCGCGCGTTGTGCGCGTGATCGATGGGTCGGAACTCACGATGTTTGATCAGCGGTCTCACGCCC harbors:
- a CDS encoding transposase — translated: GVRPLIKHREFRPIDHAHNARIDGPRYRQRAMCETVFSTIKRTLGDAVRARTWYGEFRELVLMCAVHNIKQSLKQ